In Candidatus Binatota bacterium, the following proteins share a genomic window:
- a CDS encoding glycosyltransferase, with product MSNANAQPLPLTLLVLTHNEQHNIARCLDSVPFADEKLVVDSGSSDATRDIAVEHGARVVEQEWLGFGAQRNFATGRAAHDWILVLDAD from the coding sequence ATGAGTAACGCGAACGCCCAGCCGCTGCCGCTTACATTGCTCGTGCTCACCCACAACGAGCAGCACAATATTGCCCGCTGTCTCGACAGCGTGCCCTTCGCCGACGAAAAACTGGTGGTCGATTCGGGCAGCAGTGATGCCACCCGTGATATTGCTGTCGAACATGGCGCGCGCGTGGTGGAGCAGGAGTGGCTGGGTTTTGGAGCGCAGCGCAACTTTGCGACCGGCCGCGCGGCGCATGACTGGATCCTCGTGCTGGACGCCGACGA